In Sander vitreus isolate 19-12246 chromosome 7, sanVit1, whole genome shotgun sequence, a genomic segment contains:
- the cnbpa gene encoding CCHC-type zinc finger, nucleic acid binding protein a isoform X3, whose product MCHVFVQRMEMSSSSECFGCGRSGHWVKHCPSARGGGGRGRGRGRGKELFCYRCGDQGHMARDCDQTEDACYNCHRSGHISRDCKEPKKEREQLCYTCGKAGHMARDCDHANEQKCYSCGGFGHIQKLCDKVKCYSKASETNCYNCGKAGHLAKDCTIEGSA is encoded by the exons ATGTGTCATGTTTTTGTTCAGAGAATGGAAATGAGCAGTAGCAGCGAGTGCTTTGGATGTGGCCGCTCTGGGCATTGGGTCAAGCATTGCCCAAGCGCACGTGGTGGAGGTGGACGCGGCAGGGGTCGGGGACGAGGCAAGG AGCTGTTCTGTTATCGGTGTGGAGACCAAGGACACATGGCCAGGGACTGTGACCAAACTGAGGATG CGTGCTACAACTGCCACAGGAGTGGCCACATTTCCCGCGACTGCAAGGAGCCCAAAAAGGAGAGGGAGCAGCTCTGCTACACCTGCGGCAAAGCTGGCCACATGGCCCGTGACTGTGATCATGCCAACGAGCAGAAGTGCTACTCCTGCGGTGGGTTTGGCCACATCCAGAAACTTTGCGATAAGGTGAAATGTTACAG TAAAGCCAGCGAGACTAACTGCTACAACTGCGGAAAGGCGGGCCACCTGGCAAAAGATTGCACCATTGAAGGCAGTGCATAA
- the cnbpa gene encoding CCHC-type zinc finger, nucleic acid binding protein a isoform X2, whose translation MCHVFVQRMEMSSSSECFGCGRSGHWVKHCPSARGGGGRGRGRGRELFCYRCGDQGHMARDCDQTEDACYNCHRSGHISRDCKEPKKEREQLCYTCGKAGHMARDCDHANEQKCYSCGGFGHIQKLCDKVKCYRCGDIGHVAVHCSKASETNCYNCGKAGHLAKDCTIEGSA comes from the exons ATGTGTCATGTTTTTGTTCAGAGAATGGAAATGAGCAGTAGCAGCGAGTGCTTTGGATGTGGCCGCTCTGGGCATTGGGTCAAGCATTGCCCAAGCGCACGTGGTGGAGGTGGACGCGGCAGGGGTCGGGGACGAG AGCTGTTCTGTTATCGGTGTGGAGACCAAGGACACATGGCCAGGGACTGTGACCAAACTGAGGATG CGTGCTACAACTGCCACAGGAGTGGCCACATTTCCCGCGACTGCAAGGAGCCCAAAAAGGAGAGGGAGCAGCTCTGCTACACCTGCGGCAAAGCTGGCCACATGGCCCGTGACTGTGATCATGCCAACGAGCAGAAGTGCTACTCCTGCGGTGGGTTTGGCCACATCCAGAAACTTTGCGATAAGGTGAAATGTTACAG GTGTGGCGATATTGGCCACGTTGCTGTGCATTGCAGTAAAGCCAGCGAGACTAACTGCTACAACTGCGGAAAGGCGGGCCACCTGGCAAAAGATTGCACCATTGAAGGCAGTGCATAA
- the cnbpa gene encoding CCHC-type zinc finger, nucleic acid binding protein a isoform X1 — translation MCHVFVQRMEMSSSSECFGCGRSGHWVKHCPSARGGGGRGRGRGRGKELFCYRCGDQGHMARDCDQTEDACYNCHRSGHISRDCKEPKKEREQLCYTCGKAGHMARDCDHANEQKCYSCGGFGHIQKLCDKVKCYRCGDIGHVAVHCSKASETNCYNCGKAGHLAKDCTIEGSA, via the exons ATGTGTCATGTTTTTGTTCAGAGAATGGAAATGAGCAGTAGCAGCGAGTGCTTTGGATGTGGCCGCTCTGGGCATTGGGTCAAGCATTGCCCAAGCGCACGTGGTGGAGGTGGACGCGGCAGGGGTCGGGGACGAGGCAAGG AGCTGTTCTGTTATCGGTGTGGAGACCAAGGACACATGGCCAGGGACTGTGACCAAACTGAGGATG CGTGCTACAACTGCCACAGGAGTGGCCACATTTCCCGCGACTGCAAGGAGCCCAAAAAGGAGAGGGAGCAGCTCTGCTACACCTGCGGCAAAGCTGGCCACATGGCCCGTGACTGTGATCATGCCAACGAGCAGAAGTGCTACTCCTGCGGTGGGTTTGGCCACATCCAGAAACTTTGCGATAAGGTGAAATGTTACAG GTGTGGCGATATTGGCCACGTTGCTGTGCATTGCAGTAAAGCCAGCGAGACTAACTGCTACAACTGCGGAAAGGCGGGCCACCTGGCAAAAGATTGCACCATTGAAGGCAGTGCATAA